From a single Bacillota bacterium genomic region:
- the fliD gene encoding flagellar filament capping protein FliD translates to MQALGFQTPSAQGADAQYVVQGQNMGFPQTSPTNTVALSGALSGLTMTLTGVGTATITVSPNQQPFTDAVNAFVSEYNKLVGLLQKDTTLGDPSTTTDDGPLADDLAAQNMAFRLRQIVTSTVAGATPYQSLADVGIGTTGTDNQLAVTDPSKLSAALQANPQAVLALFTNTGGTGVVDQLSRYVDSMAGNVVNGVSGVIPSIEQSLSDQIQQISDQITAFQNRLDLERQTLTQQFVAMEAAISQYQSISGWLNNNNTGGSSSSGSIAGFGISG, encoded by the coding sequence ATGCAGGCGCTCGGGTTCCAGACGCCAAGCGCACAGGGTGCCGACGCCCAGTATGTGGTTCAGGGGCAAAATATGGGTTTCCCCCAGACGAGTCCCACCAACACGGTCGCCCTGAGCGGGGCGCTCAGCGGCCTGACCATGACGCTCACCGGCGTGGGCACGGCCACCATCACGGTTTCGCCCAACCAGCAGCCCTTCACCGACGCCGTCAACGCCTTCGTCAGCGAGTACAACAAGCTGGTCGGGCTGCTCCAGAAGGACACCACGCTCGGGGACCCGAGCACCACGACGGACGACGGGCCGCTGGCCGACGACCTGGCGGCGCAGAACATGGCCTTCCGGCTGCGCCAGATCGTCACCTCGACCGTCGCGGGCGCGACGCCGTACCAGAGCCTGGCGGACGTGGGCATCGGAACGACCGGCACGGACAACCAGCTGGCGGTGACCGATCCGTCCAAGCTGAGCGCCGCGCTCCAGGCGAATCCCCAGGCGGTGCTGGCGCTCTTCACGAACACGGGCGGGACGGGCGTCGTCGACCAGCTGAGCCGCTACGTCGACAGCATGGCCGGGAACGTCGTCAACGGGGTGAGCGGAGTCATCCCTTCCATCGAGCAGTCGCTCAGCGACCAGATCCAGCAGATCTCCGACCAGATCACCGCCTTCCAGAACCGGCTCGACCTCGAGCGGCAGACGCTCACCCAGCAGTTCGTCGCCATGGAGGCGGCGATCAGCCAGTACCAGTCGATCAGCGGGTGGTTGAACAACAACAACACGGGTGGGAGTTCCTCGTCGGGTTCCATCGCAGGATTCGGCATCTCAGGCTGA
- a CDS encoding transposase, translating to MHHRLERRKVAAVVPGYRESVESWSQGLRDLRDRGRNAPRLVIGDGHLGIWGALGHV from the coding sequence GTGCATCACCGCTTGGAACGGCGCAAGGTGGCAGCCGTCGTCCCCGGCTACCGGGAGTCGGTGGAGAGCTGGTCGCAGGGGCTGCGGGACCTGCGGGATCGGGGGAGGAACGCGCCGCGGCTGGTGATCGGGGACGGGCATCTGGGGATCTGGGGCGCGCTGGGCCACGTCTGA